One window of the Suricata suricatta isolate VVHF042 chromosome 7, meerkat_22Aug2017_6uvM2_HiC, whole genome shotgun sequence genome contains the following:
- the LOC115295515 gene encoding olfactory receptor 1F12, translating into MEQGNQTSASEFLLLGFSSWSEWQALLFVLFLCLYLTGLFGNLLILLAIVSDHRLHTPMYFFLANLSVVDVCLPSSTVPKMLLNIQAQTQTISYPGCLAQMYFCMMFANMDNFLLTVMAYDRYVAICHPLRYSTIMTQCLCASLVTVPWILATLNPLLHTLMLARLHFCSNNIIHHFFCDINSLLPLSCSDTSLNQFIVLAAVGLIFVIPSGCILASYSLIISAVMKIPSAQGKLKAFSTCGSHLALVILFYGAITGVYMSPSSNHSTEKDSAASVVFMVIVPILNPFIYSLRNNELKGALKKAVSQTKTFSQ; encoded by the coding sequence ATGGAACAAGGAAATCAAACCAGTGCCTCTGAATTTCTCCTCTTGGGCTTTTCAAGTTGGTCAGAATGGCAGGCTCTCCTCTTTGTACTTTTCCTCTGTCTCTATTTAACAGGGCTCTTTGGAAACTTGCTCATCTTGCTGGCTATTGTCTCAGACCACCgcctccacacacccatgtatttcttccttgccaatctGTCTGTGGTAGACGTCTGCCTGCCTTCATCGACAGTCCCCAAGATGCTGCTGAACATCCAGGCACAGACTCAGACCATCTCCTATCCTGGCTGCCTGGCTCAGATGTATTTCTGTATGATGTTTGCCAACATGGACAATTTCCTTCTCACAGTGATGGCATATGACCGTTAcgtggccatctgtcacccctTACGCTACTCCACCATCATGACCCAGTGCCTTTGTGCCTCTCTGGTGACTGTGCCATGGATCCTTGCCACTTTGAACCCCCTCTTGCACACCCTCATGCTAGCCCGTCTGCACTTCTGCTCTAACAACATCATCCACCATTTCTTCTGTGACATCaactctctcctccccctctcctgttcCGACACCAGTCTCAATCAATTCATAGTTCTGGCTGCAGTGGGGCTGATCTTTGTGATACCTTCAGGTTGTATCCTGGCATCCTATAGCCTCATCATCTCTGCTGTAATGAAAATCCCTTCTGCCCAAGGAAAACTCAAAGCTTTCTCCACCTGCGGATCTCATCTTGCCTTggtcattcttttctatggcgcAATCACAGGGGTCTATATGAGTCCCTCATCCAACCATTCAACTGAAAAAGACTCAGCTGCATCAGTGGTCTTCATGGTCATAGTCCCTATACTGAATCCCTTCATATACAGTCTAAGGAACAATGAGCTGAAGGGGGCGCTAAAGAAGGCTGTGAGCCAGACGAAAACCTTCTCCCAGTAA
- the LOC115296134 gene encoding putative olfactory receptor 2B8 gives MDPKNRSSFTGFILLGFSDRPQLERVLFVVLLVFYLLTLLGNTTIIALSRLDPHLHTPMYFFLSNLSFLDLCYTTSTVPQLLVHLRGADKSISFGGCVTQLFVSLGLGITECILLGMMAFDRYAAVCRPLHYTVIMHPRLCALMASVSWFIGFANSSMETVLIFLVPLCGRNKIEHFFCEVPPLLKLACVDTTVYESEILFFSMIFLFIPVALITFSYGRIVRAVLRIKSAAGRRKAFGTCGSHLTVVSLFYGTAIYAYLQPSNNESQDQGKFVSLFYTIVTPMANPFIYTLRNKEVAGAVRKVFCWGYDSR, from the coding sequence ATGGACCCGAAAAATAGAAGTTCTTTCACTGGGTTTATCCTGCTGGGGTTCTCTGACCGGCCTCAACTGGAGAGAGTCCTCTTTGTGGTTCTTCTGGTCTTCTATCTGCTCACCCTGCTTGGAAACACAACCATCATTGCACTGTCCCGCCTGGACCCACACCTTcacactcccatgtactttttcctctccAACCTGAGCTTTCTGGATCTGTGTTACACGACCAGCACTGTCCCTCAGCTCCTGGTCCATCTCAGGGGGGCAGACAAGTCCATCTCCTTTGGAGGCTGTGTAACTCAGCTCTTCGTCTCTCTAGGGCTGGGAATCACAGAATGCATCCTCTTAGGGATGATGGCATTTGACCGCTATGCAGCCGTCTGCAGGCCTCTGCACTACACTGTGATCATGCACCCTCGTCTCTGTGCCCTGATGGCTTCTGTgtcatggttcattggttttgCCAACTCCTCAATGGAAACGGTGCTCATCTTCCTTGTACCACTTTgtgggagaaataaaatagagcaCTTCTTTTGTGAAGTCCCCCCACTGCTCAAGCTTGCCTGTGTTGACACCACTGTGTATGAGTCTGAGATCTTATTTTTCAGtatgatctttctttttataCCTGTGGCATTAATCACGTTCTCCTATGGTCGGATTGTCAGGGCAGTGTTAAGAATAAAGTCAGCTGCAGGACGGAGGAAAGCATTTGGGACATGTGGGTCTCACCTCACGGTGGTCTCCCTGTTCTATGGCACGGCCATCTATGCTTACCTGCAGCCCAGCAACAATGAGTCCCAGGATCAGGGcaagtttgtttctctcttctacACCATCGTCACCCCCATGGCCAACCCCTTCATATATACCCTGCGGAACAAGGAGGTGGCGGGAGCAGTGAGGAAGGTGTTCTGTTGGGGCTATGACTCCCGATGA